A genomic segment from Candidatus Brocadia sinica JPN1 encodes:
- the lptB gene encoding LPS export ABC transporter ATP-binding protein: protein MNLLRAEGLTKAYGKRTVVNQVSFEVNDGEIVGLLGQNGAGKSTSFSMIIGVVRPDSGRVIFQNEDITDFPIYLRARKGMGYLCQESSVFQRLTVEENILAILETHRYNSDEKYKRLIELLTEFNLKHLAKNKAFTLSGGERRRLEIARALASSPTMILLDEPFTGVDPIAVNEVQDILLRLKNKGIGLLITDHNVREALSITNHSYIISEGTVVARGTTQEILNNPIARQSYLGDNFPTSEHRLTDFKDLNNKKSIDTDRKPIVRKDTIIK from the coding sequence ATGAATTTACTAAGAGCAGAGGGGCTAACAAAGGCGTACGGTAAACGTACCGTTGTGAATCAGGTCAGTTTTGAGGTTAATGACGGGGAGATCGTGGGTTTGCTCGGTCAAAACGGTGCGGGTAAAAGCACCTCCTTCAGCATGATTATTGGTGTTGTCCGGCCCGATAGTGGCCGTGTGATTTTTCAAAATGAAGATATTACTGACTTCCCCATCTACCTGCGGGCGCGGAAAGGGATGGGATACCTGTGCCAGGAGTCATCCGTTTTTCAGCGGCTGACGGTGGAGGAAAATATTCTCGCCATCCTGGAGACACACCGATACAATTCCGACGAGAAATACAAACGCCTGATCGAATTGCTTACCGAATTTAACTTAAAACATCTGGCAAAAAACAAGGCATTTACTCTATCAGGTGGTGAAAGAAGGCGACTTGAAATTGCACGGGCGCTCGCCAGTTCCCCCACGATGATCCTCCTTGACGAACCATTCACGGGTGTTGATCCCATTGCCGTTAATGAGGTACAAGACATCCTCCTGAGACTCAAGAATAAGGGCATTGGTCTGCTTATCACAGACCACAATGTCCGTGAAGCCCTCAGTATTACAAACCACTCGTACATCATAAGCGAAGGCACGGTTGTTGCCAGAGGTACCACCCAGGAAATCTTAAATAACCCCATCGCACGCCAATCCTATTTAGGAGATAACTTTCCCACCAGCGAACATAGATTAACAGACTTCAAAGACCTCAACAATAAAAAGTCGATAGATACCGACCGAAAACCCATTGTTCGCAAAGATACTATCATCAAGTAA
- a CDS encoding ABC transporter ATP-binding protein, which produces MSKKDTMDKEEFFSEDVLAGKLYDRIVIKKLLSYLLRYKVSGLLSIFMVLITTVLFLLGPYLFGYAIDHGINKGDKTLIYRTALAILGIETLRLLLVVAQSYNIQTIGQKVMMDMRMELFNHVQSLPVSFFDKNPVGRIVTRLTNDIAAIGELFSAGVIVVIGDIFIIIGIFVAMFMLNSKLALITLSVFPIIVTIALWFGGRMKNSFREIRRKLARINAYLNENITGMKVIQLFNREKKNYHKFDEINNDYLKEQVKYIRYFAVFQPAINMVSALAVGLVLWYGAVRYMHGFLTLGVLVAFLAYIHDLFEPIRDIVEKYNIFQGAMASSERVFGLMKEPSEIDYIISNPSKEVSKKDFKGEITFENVWFAYNGKNYVLKDISFHIEPGQSVALVGVTGSGKTSIASVLTRLYEIQMGNILLDQIDIGKIEKIGLRYVVGLVSQDIFLFAGTLRDNITLFKSVSDSEVLGTIGTLGLIPFIDRMPKGLDTEIAERGANLSVGERQFISLSRIIVYDPRVIILDEATSSMDPLSEILIQNALHKVTQGRTSIFIAHRLSTILHCDKIIVLSKGEKVEEGSHEKLLRLNGIYSHLYKVYMKEELVGHG; this is translated from the coding sequence TTGAGTAAGAAAGATACCATGGACAAAGAAGAATTTTTCAGTGAGGATGTTTTAGCGGGTAAATTATACGACAGGATTGTTATTAAAAAATTGCTGTCGTATCTACTGCGTTATAAAGTATCGGGCTTGCTCTCTATTTTTATGGTACTCATCACCACCGTTTTGTTTTTGCTCGGTCCGTATCTCTTTGGATATGCAATTGATCATGGCATTAACAAAGGGGATAAGACATTAATATATCGGACTGCATTGGCCATACTGGGTATCGAGACATTACGGTTATTATTGGTGGTGGCGCAAAGTTATAATATCCAGACCATTGGACAGAAGGTTATGATGGATATGCGCATGGAGCTTTTTAATCACGTCCAATCACTCCCTGTTTCTTTTTTTGATAAAAATCCTGTCGGAAGGATCGTTACGCGCCTTACCAACGATATTGCGGCAATTGGAGAACTCTTTTCAGCCGGCGTCATTGTGGTAATTGGTGACATCTTTATTATCATTGGCATATTCGTAGCTATGTTTATGCTAAACTCGAAACTTGCACTCATCACGCTTTCCGTCTTTCCAATTATCGTGACAATCGCCCTCTGGTTTGGCGGTCGAATGAAGAACTCATTCCGGGAGATACGGCGTAAGCTGGCACGCATCAATGCTTATCTCAATGAAAATATCACAGGAATGAAGGTCATCCAGCTCTTTAACCGGGAAAAAAAGAACTATCATAAATTTGACGAAATTAACAACGACTATTTAAAAGAACAAGTCAAATATATCCGCTATTTCGCCGTGTTCCAGCCTGCAATTAATATGGTGAGTGCACTGGCGGTTGGCCTGGTACTCTGGTACGGCGCGGTGAGGTACATGCACGGGTTTCTCACCCTTGGGGTTTTAGTGGCATTCCTGGCTTATATTCACGACCTCTTTGAGCCCATCCGGGATATCGTGGAAAAGTACAATATTTTTCAAGGCGCCATGGCGTCATCCGAGCGCGTATTTGGTCTCATGAAAGAGCCGTCCGAGATAGACTACATTATCTCTAATCCTAGCAAAGAAGTTTCTAAAAAAGATTTTAAAGGCGAGATAACATTCGAAAATGTCTGGTTTGCTTACAATGGAAAGAATTACGTATTAAAAGATATCTCTTTTCATATAGAACCGGGACAATCTGTTGCACTGGTAGGTGTAACGGGCAGCGGGAAGACGTCAATCGCAAGTGTTTTAACACGTCTCTATGAAATTCAAATGGGTAACATACTGCTTGATCAGATCGATATAGGAAAGATAGAAAAGATAGGACTGCGATATGTCGTTGGATTGGTAAGCCAGGACATATTTTTATTTGCAGGTACGTTAAGGGACAATATTACCCTGTTTAAATCCGTATCAGATTCAGAGGTCTTGGGGACCATCGGGACATTAGGATTAATACCCTTTATCGATCGTATGCCAAAAGGGCTCGATACGGAGATTGCCGAACGGGGTGCAAATCTTTCCGTAGGTGAACGCCAATTTATCTCTTTATCCAGGATCATTGTCTACGATCCACGGGTAATAATTCTTGACGAGGCAACTTCCAGCATGGACCCCCTTTCTGAAATTCTGATCCAGAATGCCCTTCATAAAGTGACTCAGGGCAGGACGTCCATCTTCATTGCCCATCGACTATCCACCATCCTCCACTGTGACAAGATTATTGTATTAAGCAAGGGAGAGAAGGTAGAAGAGGGTAGTCATGAAAAACTCCTGCGTTTAAACGGTATTTACAGCCATCTCTATAAGGTGTACATGAAGGAGGAGTTGGTAGGGCATGGGTAA
- a CDS encoding thiamine pyrophosphate-dependent enzyme produces the protein MELTLIKTIKDLPAEENLFPGTPTCAGCGGLLSLRHCLKALGKKTVIVNAAGCFTLLSIYPFTPFQNSWLYTAMACAPAGAQGIRDALDILIKKGRLNPEEDLKVVVLTGDGVAYDIGLASTSGAMHRNLDFYYICSDNEAYGNTGFQSSGATPFASKTGTTPVGKISPTGALLPKKDLFEIWRSHKPPYLATISPAHPVDLINKFKKAKQYRGPKLFISLSPCPPGWTTDPAHSARLAKLAVDTGIWALKEAIYGEVTHTIIPRKFKPAEEYLKEQGRFSHLFKPVRQEDILRRIQTAVDQYWNEVLDNRNTLGNS, from the coding sequence ATGGAATTGACCCTTATAAAAACTATCAAAGACCTTCCTGCGGAAGAGAATCTTTTCCCTGGCACCCCTACATGTGCAGGCTGCGGAGGTCTTTTGTCTTTGAGACACTGCCTGAAGGCTTTGGGAAAAAAGACTGTAATTGTAAATGCCGCCGGTTGTTTTACCCTGCTTTCTATCTATCCATTCACACCTTTTCAGAATTCCTGGCTCTATACAGCAATGGCCTGTGCCCCTGCCGGGGCACAAGGTATAAGAGATGCCCTTGACATATTGATAAAAAAGGGAAGATTGAATCCCGAAGAAGATTTGAAGGTGGTTGTGCTGACGGGCGATGGGGTTGCTTATGACATAGGCCTTGCATCCACATCGGGGGCCATGCATCGCAATCTTGACTTCTATTACATCTGCTCCGATAACGAGGCATATGGGAATACCGGCTTCCAGTCGTCGGGCGCGACACCCTTTGCATCAAAGACGGGGACAACACCCGTAGGGAAGATAAGTCCAACCGGGGCATTACTCCCTAAAAAGGACCTCTTTGAGATATGGAGAAGTCACAAACCACCATATCTTGCAACCATCTCTCCGGCCCACCCCGTTGACCTGATTAACAAGTTTAAAAAGGCAAAACAGTATAGAGGGCCGAAACTCTTCATAAGCCTTTCCCCTTGTCCTCCCGGATGGACAACAGATCCAGCCCATTCTGCCAGGCTAGCGAAGCTCGCAGTGGATACGGGTATCTGGGCATTGAAAGAGGCCATTTATGGTGAGGTAACGCATACGATTATTCCAAGGAAATTTAAACCGGCCGAAGAATATTTAAAAGAACAGGGGAGGTTTTCACATCTTTTTAAACCGGTGAGACAGGAGGACATCCTCAGGAGGATACAAACGGCGGTTGATCAGTATTGGAATGAGGTTTTGGATAACCGCAACACTCTTGGTAATTCATGA
- a CDS encoding endonuclease III, which yields MKRGYAAHTQKQENRSSGTAPAAQKKGITSSEVQKFQEMIYCYYREHGRNLPWRMTQNPYHILISEIMLQQTQVQRVIGKYERFIKIFPDFSSLARTPLRTVLSEWQGLGYNRRAIALKKISQRVTEEFHGNLPSAVETLITFPGIGKATASAISAFAFHIPTVFIETNIRRVFIHSFFRDKTNITDAEILPLVEKTLDTSNPRQWYYALMDYGVMLKQKYENFNKRSAHYQKQSPFQGSNRQVRGMILKALAGASSVSEPEMAQKFQISKEKLTSNLIQLEKEGFIKKKRKKFTLA from the coding sequence ATGAAAAGAGGATACGCAGCACACACGCAGAAACAGGAAAACAGAAGTTCAGGGACGGCACCGGCAGCCCAGAAAAAGGGCATCACTTCATCCGAAGTGCAGAAATTCCAGGAAATGATCTACTGCTATTACCGGGAACACGGCCGCAATCTTCCCTGGCGGATGACACAAAACCCCTATCATATCCTCATCTCAGAAATTATGTTACAGCAAACCCAGGTACAGAGGGTCATAGGAAAGTACGAACGTTTCATCAAAATATTCCCTGATTTTTCTTCCCTTGCCCGGACGCCGCTCCGCACGGTACTCAGTGAATGGCAGGGATTGGGTTACAACCGCCGGGCAATAGCCTTAAAAAAGATTTCTCAAAGGGTCACAGAAGAATTTCATGGAAATCTTCCCTCTGCTGTAGAAACATTAATTACCTTTCCCGGAATCGGCAAGGCGACCGCTTCTGCAATTTCTGCCTTTGCATTTCACATACCTACGGTTTTCATTGAGACGAATATACGGAGGGTATTTATCCACAGTTTTTTTCGTGATAAGACGAATATCACGGATGCCGAAATCCTTCCCCTGGTAGAAAAGACCCTTGACACTTCCAATCCCCGGCAGTGGTATTATGCCCTCATGGATTATGGAGTAATGCTGAAGCAGAAATATGAAAATTTTAACAAAAGAAGCGCCCATTACCAAAAGCAGTCCCCATTTCAAGGTTCCAACAGGCAAGTGCGGGGAATGATTTTGAAAGCCCTTGCCGGTGCATCTTCTGTTTCCGAACCGGAAATGGCGCAAAAATTTCAGATAAGCAAGGAAAAACTAACAAGCAATCTTATTCAGTTGGAAAAAGAAGGTTTTATTAAAAAGAAAAGGAAAAAGTTTACCTTAGCTTAA
- a CDS encoding peptidoglycan recognition protein family protein: MHSRWRIYICVSFLVVLGMHGCHTPPAQKSMTVMKPRESATIPEKSHERVEPYIVSRLDRYFVRDWKYIVIHHSASASGSAVEFDRFHREKRGWENGLGYHFVIGNGNGTPDGEIEIGNRWVNQINGAHAGVEEYNHYGIGICLVGNFNESSPTAAQMASLSVLTEYLQNRCHIPSENVIMHRHCRQTDCPGRNFPYYKLLANTYRY; this comes from the coding sequence ATGCATTCCCGGTGGAGAATATATATTTGTGTGTCTTTTCTTGTCGTTCTTGGCATGCATGGTTGTCATACACCGCCTGCTCAAAAATCTATGACTGTCATGAAACCTCGAGAAAGTGCCACGATTCCTGAAAAATCCCATGAAAGAGTGGAGCCTTATATTGTCAGTCGGTTAGATCGCTATTTTGTGCGAGACTGGAAGTACATCGTTATCCATCATAGCGCCTCAGCATCCGGTAGCGCCGTCGAGTTTGATAGATTTCATAGGGAAAAAAGGGGATGGGAGAATGGCCTGGGATATCATTTTGTGATCGGGAATGGAAACGGCACCCCGGATGGAGAAATTGAGATCGGTAATCGATGGGTAAATCAGATCAATGGCGCCCATGCCGGCGTGGAGGAATACAACCATTACGGCATAGGAATATGCCTTGTGGGAAACTTTAACGAATCCTCTCCAACGGCGGCACAAATGGCCTCACTTTCAGTATTAACGGAATACTTACAGAACAGATGTCATATTCCTTCGGAAAATGTCATCATGCACAGACACTGCAGGCAGACGGATTGTCCAGGACGAAATTTTCCTTATTATAAATTGCTTGCCAATACCTATCGTTATTGA
- a CDS encoding PD-(D/E)XK nuclease family protein, translating into MLSVKIGHYHPALENSFVNTIQTLKENDPLAPLAVVAPTNWMLNRLQERLVQEHNASFMNISFMNFSVFANEICRRSGINTGQIIQQPVIYESIIAGLLKQYTTQESFFKNVQSLPALAKALFQVIQDLIDANVRVDDLKEAVREGFVEGMEIQNLHGVVHLHNMFCRKLKTLNMSHYSDVFRMATACVPDSGFLNGFDRILAYGFYDLTGVEQDFFGEIFRTYPAILFLPYQRKHPAFSYVKPFYESFVLGQARDVEELSAEGDTGFSYLMAPQSEDSFVAGYELQVAGHRLKTQHTTHNTKPVSDIRIINASGKRDEVWIVAKEILTLVDEGYKMEEIGVVARSLDPYTDAIKRIFQENYIPFITSAQEPLERYPLVKVIQQILTLKREDFYRPMVIELLWSPYFKMPPCDPQGVIPRPDLWDILSRRLGIRGDITCWLSRLEQASVMPSESVDLDNEKSISKDETNIDGNTPSYSPLCEGRVRGGKNMFPDNEEAGGRIHIPTDQVKLLKNILYTLSNDLSSLPEKASWTIMGQKITHFLWNYIHIPSEGRNPGDKERDLLILDKIGDLLRTLCTLDCLGEEVTRDQFIDTLIDACRQGSLPLGSGNGRGVKVLDAMSARGIPFRALFLLGLNEKVFPRAISEEPFLRDHVRRRLSEVLGNFIPEKLRGFDEERLLFTFLLNAAWERLYLLHERSDEAGKPKVQSHYLMDILQSMKGISVTGKNLWQKPEYEVYIPRGIKDKLSNTEVSLLTPKEIGIRMALDRIDPTCFLKTFGINRDVFDRSQSSLDFLEGYTPYLTSCDGVIGDMSEWLNEQACQGLSPTAVEVFGVCPFKFFMSKILGLESLEEPEAAGMIAAVDLGTLYHSILRDFYHTLIEKGYFETKGHNVNSIELLRSIAQKYFTEIEQKIPTPYPIIWEIEKEEILDLLTRFITWDLEQIEKTGYIPTYLEKTVKLGPQNDLFKLIPASFKQEEGTKITFKGKIDRIDIKQAGDMASFHVIDYKSGRFSVENLLKSAIRGQRLQLPFYITMAEHLLSEEIEKGRIPKDQANLDEASFVYVAESMEEKKGQICPPKKTIDSDGWMSCKEQYWETLREFLQVIREGIFPVSPAEDTQKCAWCEFATICRRGHQPLRFRLKQDERLKKYREIINLNITKKSNKHR; encoded by the coding sequence ATGTTATCCGTTAAGATCGGACACTATCACCCAGCCCTTGAAAATTCGTTTGTAAATACCATACAAACGTTAAAAGAGAACGATCCCTTAGCACCCCTTGCCGTTGTGGCGCCTACAAACTGGATGCTGAATCGCCTCCAGGAACGCCTGGTTCAGGAGCATAACGCCTCATTTATGAATATCTCGTTTATGAACTTCTCTGTCTTTGCAAATGAGATATGCAGACGCTCAGGGATAAACACAGGCCAGATTATTCAACAGCCGGTTATTTATGAAAGCATCATTGCCGGATTATTAAAACAATATACGACTCAAGAGTCTTTTTTTAAAAATGTACAGTCCCTGCCTGCCCTCGCTAAAGCCCTATTCCAGGTCATACAAGACCTTATTGACGCAAATGTTCGGGTCGATGACTTGAAAGAGGCTGTTCGTGAAGGATTCGTCGAAGGTATGGAAATACAGAATCTCCACGGAGTCGTACATCTCCATAACATGTTCTGCCGGAAATTGAAAACCTTAAATATGTCCCACTATTCTGATGTCTTTCGTATGGCCACTGCATGTGTACCGGATTCCGGATTTCTTAATGGTTTTGATCGCATCCTGGCATATGGGTTTTATGATCTTACAGGAGTTGAACAGGATTTTTTTGGAGAAATATTCAGGACTTATCCGGCAATCCTCTTTCTGCCCTACCAAAGGAAACATCCCGCCTTTTCCTATGTAAAGCCCTTTTATGAATCATTCGTCCTGGGACAGGCGCGTGATGTAGAGGAGCTATCTGCAGAGGGTGATACCGGATTCTCATACCTGATGGCTCCCCAATCCGAAGATAGTTTTGTTGCGGGTTACGAGTTACAGGTTGCGGGACATAGGTTAAAGACACAACACACAACTCACAATACGAAACCCGTATCAGATATACGTATTATAAATGCCTCAGGCAAAAGGGATGAGGTCTGGATAGTTGCTAAGGAGATACTTACATTAGTGGATGAGGGTTATAAGATGGAGGAGATCGGCGTAGTTGCAAGATCGCTTGACCCTTACACCGATGCCATCAAAAGAATATTCCAGGAGAATTATATCCCATTTATAACCAGCGCACAGGAGCCTCTGGAAAGGTATCCATTGGTAAAAGTCATCCAACAGATCCTCACGCTGAAACGGGAAGATTTCTATCGTCCTATGGTCATTGAATTGCTCTGGTCACCTTACTTCAAGATGCCGCCGTGTGATCCTCAGGGAGTTATTCCACGCCCCGATCTCTGGGACATCCTGAGCAGAAGGCTGGGTATTCGGGGTGATATCACGTGCTGGTTGTCGAGGCTTGAGCAAGCGAGTGTTATGCCGTCAGAATCTGTTGACCTGGATAATGAAAAATCCATATCAAAAGATGAAACAAATATTGACGGAAATACCCCTTCGTATTCCCCTCTTTGTGAGGGGAGGGTCAGGGGGGGAAAAAATATGTTTCCAGATAATGAAGAGGCAGGTGGGCGCATCCACATCCCCACGGATCAAGTGAAACTTCTGAAAAATATCCTCTATACGTTATCAAATGATTTATCTTCCCTTCCCGAAAAGGCATCATGGACGATTATGGGTCAAAAAATAACTCATTTTCTCTGGAACTACATTCACATTCCCTCTGAAGGCAGGAATCCTGGGGATAAAGAAAGAGACCTCTTAATACTGGATAAAATAGGGGATTTGTTGCGCACTTTATGCACCCTGGATTGTTTGGGTGAAGAGGTAACGCGGGATCAATTTATAGATACCTTAATAGACGCATGTCGGCAGGGATCCTTACCCTTGGGATCGGGAAACGGCAGGGGTGTAAAGGTTCTGGATGCCATGTCGGCCCGCGGCATTCCTTTCCGTGCCTTGTTTCTATTGGGTCTCAATGAAAAGGTATTTCCCCGTGCTATTTCTGAAGAACCCTTTTTGCGTGACCATGTCCGCCGCAGGCTTTCAGAAGTCCTGGGAAATTTCATTCCTGAAAAGCTCCGGGGATTTGACGAGGAGCGTTTGCTCTTCACGTTCTTGTTAAACGCCGCATGGGAGCGACTCTATCTCCTCCATGAACGTTCAGATGAAGCAGGAAAGCCGAAGGTTCAATCACATTACCTCATGGATATCCTTCAAAGTATGAAAGGGATATCCGTAACAGGAAAGAATCTTTGGCAAAAGCCGGAATACGAAGTTTACATTCCACGGGGTATTAAAGACAAGCTATCCAATACAGAAGTGTCCTTGCTTACACCCAAAGAGATTGGTATTCGTATGGCGCTCGACCGAATAGACCCTACCTGTTTTCTGAAGACCTTTGGAATCAACCGTGACGTCTTTGATCGCTCACAGTCAAGCTTAGATTTTCTCGAAGGCTACACGCCTTACTTAACATCATGCGATGGGGTCATTGGTGACATGTCCGAATGGCTGAATGAGCAGGCATGCCAGGGTCTTAGCCCAACGGCGGTAGAGGTCTTTGGGGTCTGTCCGTTTAAGTTTTTCATGAGCAAGATTCTCGGATTGGAGTCCCTGGAAGAGCCGGAGGCGGCTGGGATGATAGCAGCCGTGGATCTTGGCACCCTTTATCACAGCATACTAAGGGATTTTTATCATACCCTGATAGAGAAAGGATATTTTGAAACAAAGGGACACAATGTAAATTCCATAGAACTTTTGCGCAGTATTGCCCAAAAATATTTCACAGAAATAGAACAAAAGATACCGACTCCATACCCGATCATCTGGGAAATAGAAAAAGAGGAGATACTTGATCTTCTCACAAGATTTATAACATGGGATCTCGAACAGATCGAAAAAACGGGCTATATCCCCACTTACCTGGAAAAGACAGTAAAACTGGGTCCACAGAATGACTTGTTCAAACTCATCCCTGCATCCTTTAAACAGGAAGAGGGTACAAAGATAACGTTTAAGGGAAAGATCGATCGGATAGATATAAAACAAGCAGGAGACATGGCTAGTTTTCATGTGATCGATTACAAATCCGGGAGGTTTTCTGTGGAAAATCTCTTAAAATCTGCCATCCGGGGGCAAAGATTGCAACTCCCCTTCTATATCACCATGGCAGAACATTTACTATCGGAGGAAATTGAGAAGGGTCGCATTCCCAAAGATCAGGCCAATCTGGATGAGGCATCCTTTGTTTACGTTGCAGAGTCTATGGAGGAAAAGAAGGGGCAGATATGTCCGCCAAAAAAGACCATTGACAGTGATGGCTGGATGTCGTGCAAGGAACAATACTGGGAGACCTTGCGGGAATTTCTCCAGGTCATCCGTGAAGGCATCTTTCCCGTTTCACCGGCAGAAGATACACAAAAATGTGCATGGTGCGAATTCGCCACCATATGCCGAAGGGGACACCAACCGTTGCGATTTAGACTGAAACAGGATGAAAGGCTAAAAAAATATCGGGAAATTATTAATTTGAATATCACTAAAAAGTCAAATAAACACCGATAA
- a CDS encoding DUF2130 domain-containing protein, protein MSDQTITCPYCGKEIPLTETLSHQIKEGLRKEFELKSRDRELELAKREKILAEEKKILEDSQKAIDQQVSQRLQAEREKLKQEARKEIENAIQVKLKDLQEQNNEKEVKIAEAQKAELEFRKKIRELEELRKNQELEITRKLDEERKLIFEKARKEAEEENRLKLLEKEKQLEDTKKALDEAKRKAHQGSIQTQGEVLELDLESLLRTQFPVDEIQPVPKGIKGADIAQKVHNRSGHYCGTILWESKHTKAWNDGWLSKLKDDQREVKAEIAVLVTETLPMEVESFGQIEGVWVTSSLLSTALASVLRTSLIELAQHKLSIVGKSEKMEVLYNYLSGPEFRQRIEAIVESFKSMKEDLDQEKRAMIKIWAKREKQIERIVNNTVGMYGDIEGIIGASLPHIKSLELTNGAEPLKRDDI, encoded by the coding sequence ATGTCAGATCAAACGATAACATGCCCCTATTGCGGTAAAGAGATACCATTAACTGAAACGCTCTCTCATCAGATAAAAGAAGGGCTTCGAAAAGAGTTCGAACTGAAATCACGGGATAGAGAATTAGAGCTTGCCAAACGTGAGAAGATACTTGCAGAAGAGAAGAAAATTCTGGAAGACTCACAGAAGGCAATTGACCAGCAGGTCTCCCAGAGATTGCAGGCCGAAAGAGAAAAGCTAAAGCAAGAGGCTAGAAAAGAGATTGAGAACGCCATTCAGGTTAAGTTAAAAGATTTGCAGGAACAGAATAATGAAAAAGAGGTGAAAATTGCCGAGGCCCAAAAGGCCGAGTTAGAATTTCGCAAGAAGATACGCGAGTTAGAAGAATTGAGAAAGAACCAGGAACTCGAAATAACCAGAAAGCTTGACGAAGAGCGCAAGCTGATCTTTGAAAAAGCAAGAAAAGAAGCGGAGGAAGAAAATCGCCTAAAACTCCTGGAAAAAGAGAAACAACTGGAAGACACCAAAAAGGCCCTTGATGAAGCCAAACGCAAGGCACATCAGGGTTCCATACAAACCCAGGGGGAGGTGCTGGAGTTGGATTTGGAATCCCTTTTAAGGACCCAATTTCCGGTTGATGAAATCCAACCGGTACCCAAAGGAATTAAGGGGGCTGATATTGCGCAAAAAGTCCATAACCGGAGTGGCCATTATTGCGGCACCATTCTATGGGAATCAAAGCATACGAAGGCCTGGAATGACGGCTGGCTATCAAAACTGAAAGACGACCAAAGAGAGGTAAAGGCAGAAATTGCCGTTCTGGTGACAGAAACCCTGCCCATGGAAGTAGAAAGTTTTGGACAAATAGAGGGGGTGTGGGTCACGAGTTCTTTATTGTCAACTGCCCTGGCGTCAGTTTTACGGACGAGTTTAATAGAGTTGGCACAACACAAATTATCCATTGTCGGTAAAAGTGAAAAGATGGAGGTACTTTACAATTATTTGTCAGGACCGGAATTCCGGCAAAGAATTGAGGCAATCGTGGAATCCTTTAAATCTATGAAAGAAGATCTGGATCAGGAAAAAAGGGCAATGATAAAAATATGGGCAAAGAGAGAAAAACAGATTGAAAGGATAGTCAATAATACCGTCGGTATGTATGGCGATATAGAAGGTATTATTGGCGCATCTCTGCCACACATCAAGAGTCTAGAACTGACCAATGGGGCAGAGCCTCTTAAAAGAGATGATATCTGA